A single Desulfovibrio piger DNA region contains:
- the cobI gene encoding precorrin-2 C(20)-methyltransferase translates to MSPQRFEMTMTGTLYAVGVGPGAPDLLTLRAVEALRRVDVILAAASPRNDYSRALETARPHLRPDVRLQRLEFPMTHDRATLRAAWEKAAGITRDVLRGGENAAFLTIGDPLVYSTFGYLLKTLRQLDDSLPVEIIPGITSFQAAAARTRTILCESHETLCIIPGIRDEESLTRTLEQADSAVILKAYRNFPAIVSSLRRSGRLEGGLMASHVEQPEERLAPVTAVAAEEGTPPYMSLVLSRKK, encoded by the coding sequence ATGAGCCCGCAACGATTCGAGATGACCATGACAGGAACCCTGTACGCTGTGGGCGTGGGCCCCGGCGCTCCCGATCTGCTGACCCTGCGTGCCGTGGAGGCCTTGCGCCGGGTGGACGTGATCCTGGCGGCGGCCTCGCCGCGCAACGACTATTCGCGGGCGCTGGAGACGGCCCGTCCCCATCTGCGGCCGGACGTGCGCCTGCAACGGCTGGAATTCCCCATGACGCACGACAGGGCCACCTTGCGCGCGGCCTGGGAAAAAGCGGCGGGCATCACACGCGACGTGCTGCGGGGCGGCGAGAACGCGGCCTTCCTGACCATCGGCGACCCGCTGGTCTACAGCACGTTCGGCTATCTGCTGAAAACGCTCCGGCAGCTGGATGATTCCCTGCCGGTGGAGATCATACCGGGCATCACCTCGTTCCAGGCGGCGGCCGCGCGTACCCGCACCATTTTGTGCGAAAGCCACGAGACCCTGTGCATCATCCCCGGTATCCGGGACGAAGAGAGCCTGACCCGGACGCTGGAACAGGCCGATTCCGCCGTCATCCTCAAGGCCTACCGCAACTTCCCGGCCATCGTGTCGTCCTTGCGCCGCAGCGGTCGCCTTGAAGGCGGCCTCATGGCCAGCCATGTGGAGCAGCCCGAAGAGCGTCTGGCCCCCGTGACCGCGGTGGCTGCCGAAGAGGGCACCCCGCCGTACATGTCCCTGGTCTTGAGCCGTAAAAAATAA
- the hypE gene encoding hydrogenase expression/formation protein HypE, whose protein sequence is MDDRILLDAGSGGRASQRLISQCFMRHFSNPLLDRMDDAALLDIKGPLAMSTDSYTVTPLFFAGGSIGTLAVHGTVNDVAMLGARPRYLSCACIIEEGLELSTLDRVVADMAAAAQTAGVHIVTGDTKVVPRGMCDRIFINTTGVGEIFASPVPSGHAARPGDAVLVSGALGDHGLTVMGSREGLSFLTDVASDSAPLNHMIADIITACGEVHVLRDPTRGGLATTLNEIAEQSAVCIDIEESLLPVHESVRNGCSFLGLDPLYLANEGKCICILPQDKAEAALRAMQASPYGKEAAIIGRVAGDGKPGQVRLRTRIGGQRLLGMLEGAQLPRIC, encoded by the coding sequence ATGGACGATCGCATTCTGCTGGATGCAGGCAGCGGCGGACGCGCCTCGCAACGGCTCATCTCCCAGTGCTTCATGCGCCATTTCTCCAACCCCCTGCTGGACCGCATGGACGACGCCGCCCTGCTGGACATCAAGGGCCCGCTGGCCATGAGCACGGACTCCTACACCGTCACGCCCCTCTTTTTCGCCGGGGGCAGCATCGGCACCCTGGCCGTGCACGGCACGGTCAACGACGTGGCCATGCTGGGCGCCCGGCCCCGCTACCTGAGCTGCGCCTGCATCATCGAGGAAGGCCTGGAGCTCTCCACCCTCGACCGCGTGGTGGCCGACATGGCCGCGGCCGCGCAGACCGCCGGCGTGCACATCGTCACCGGTGACACCAAGGTGGTGCCGCGCGGCATGTGCGACAGGATCTTCATCAATACCACCGGCGTGGGCGAGATCTTCGCCTCCCCCGTGCCCTCCGGCCACGCCGCCCGTCCCGGCGACGCCGTGCTGGTCAGCGGCGCCCTGGGCGATCACGGCCTCACCGTCATGGGCAGCCGCGAAGGCCTGTCCTTCCTCACCGACGTGGCCTCGGACTCCGCCCCCCTCAACCACATGATCGCCGACATCATCACCGCCTGCGGCGAGGTCCACGTCCTGCGCGACCCCACCCGCGGCGGTCTGGCCACCACCCTCAACGAGATCGCCGAACAGTCTGCCGTCTGCATCGACATCGAGGAAAGCCTGCTGCCCGTGCACGAGAGCGTGCGCAACGGCTGCTCCTTCCTCGGTCTTGATCCGCTCTATCTGGCCAATGAGGGCAAGTGCATCTGCATCCTGCCCCAGGACAAGGCCGAAGCCGCCCTGCGCGCCATGCAGGCCAGCCCCTACGGCAAGGAAGCCGCCATCATCGGCCGCGTGGCCGGGGACGGCAAGCCCGGCCAGGTGCGCCTGCGTACCCGCATCGGCGGCCAGCGCCTGCTGGGCATGCTCGAAGGCGCCCAGCTGCCGCGCATCTGTTAG